The Pelagibius sp. CAU 1746 genomic sequence GTCTTTCACCTGCTGGTAGAGCGGCTTGAATCCGGGAAGTGCAGATAGCTGCTGCGTCACGCCGGCTGTCCTTGTCGCTGTCGGTCGGGGTTCGAGAGATTCCCCTTGTCTTATATAAGACATAACATATAATTTCTTCATCTTGAACAAGAGATCGCGAAAGCCTCTCCGGGCGGCGGCTTCCCTGATGGTCCTGTAACGGAGAGGAGAAGGCGCCGGTCAGCGAGGCGCCCCATCGCGCAGTTACGGGAGAACATCCGAAAATGGCGGCACCTGATTTTATCGTGCACGATGCCAAGGACACGGTCGGCGTGATCGTGAAAGAAGGCATCGAGGCGCACTCCAAACTCACCGGTTGGGTGATGGAGGACGACTCCAAGGTCGAGGTGGAATGCATCGATGCCATTCCGCTGGGCCACAAGATCGCCCTGGGCGACATCGCCGAAGGCGACACCATCCTCAAGTACGGACATGACATCGGCAAAGCCGTGGCCAAGGTTTCCAAAGGCGGCCATGTCCATACCCAGAACGTCAAGACGAAACGCTGGTAAGCGGGGAGGGCGATAAAATGAGTGCGAAGAAATTCCTCGGCTACCGCCGTGAAAACGGCCGGGTCGGCATCCGCAACCACGTGGTCATCCTGCCCCTGGACGACCTTTCCAATGCGGCCTGCGAAAAGGTGGCCAACAACATCGAGGGGTGTCTGGCCCTGCCGCACCACTACGGGCGCCTGCAGTTCGGTGAGGACCTTGAGCTGCACTTCCGGACCCTGATCGGCACCGGGTGCAACCCCAATGTCGCCGCCGTCATCGTCATCGGCATCGAGCCGCAGTGGACGGGACGCGTGGTTGACGGCATCCGCAAGACCGGCAAGCCGGTCGAGGGCTTCGCCATCGAGGGCCACGGCGAGATCAAGATCGTGGCCGACGCCTCGCGGAAGGCGAAGGAGATGGTGCAGTGGGCCACCGAGCAGCAGCGCGAGCCTTGCGAGATCAACGAGTTGTGGGTCTCCACCAAGTGCGGCGAGTCCGACACCACCTCGGGCCTGGCCTCCAACCCGACGGTCGGCAATTTCATCGACAAGTTCGATGAACTGGGCGCGACGACGTGCTTTGGCGAGACCTCGGAACTGACCGGCGCCGAGCAGGTCTGCGCGACCCGCGCGTCGACGCCGGAAGTGGCGAAGAAGTTCCTCGACACCTGGCAGGCCTATATGGACGAGGTGATCGAGCCGCATAAGACGTCCGACCTCTCGGACAGCCAGCCGACCAAGGGCAATATCGCCGGCGGGCTGACCACCATCGAAGAGAAGGCCTTCGGCAACCTGCAGAAGATCGGCAAGAAGGCGAAGTTCATCGACGTCCTGAAGCCCGCAGAGGAGCCCGCCAAGGGCGCCGGCCTCTACTTCATGGACACGTCTTCTGCCGCGGCCGAGTGCGTGACCCTGCAGGCCGCGGCCGGTTTCGTCGTGCATCTTTTTCCGACAGGGCAGGGCAACATCATCGGCAACCCGATCGAGCCGGTGATCAAGCTAACGGCGAACCCGAAGACGGCGCGGGAGATGGCCGAGCACGTCGACCTCGACTGCTCCGGCATTCTGCGCGGCGAGATGAATCTCGATCAGGCCGGCGATGCCCTGATCGACATCACGCTCAGGACCTGCAATGGGCGCCTGACGGCGGCGGAGACGCTGAAGCACCGCGAATACGTGATGACCAAGCTGTATCGCAGCGCGTAACGCCTAAGGAACTAACGGCGCGGCGGCGGCCTGTCCCGACGGGCCGCCGCCTTGCCGGCGTCAGCGGAGCCGATCAAGGCCGACGGAAGACCGGTCCGGGCTCCGTTATTGGAAAATTGGGAGAAAATACCGAATGAAAACCTTCGTTTCCTTTGCCGGGACCGCGCTGGCGGCCCTGTCCCTCACCCTGACCGCCCCGGCCGTCGCCCAGTCCTACCCGGACAAGCCGGTCAACTACATCATCCCCTTCGGCCCCGGCGGCGAATCCGATATCACGGCGCGTCACCAGCAGCCCTTCTTCCAGAAGAAGTTCACCGAGGAACTGGTGGTGGAGTACAAGCCGGGCGGCGGCGGCGCCGTCGGTTGGTCGCAGCTGAACGACTACAAGGGCGACGGCTACACCTGGATGGGCGTGAACCTGCCGCACATCATCATCAAGCCGCTGCAGAAGGACGTCGGTTTCAAGACCGAGGACCTGACCACGGTCTATATGTTCCACTACACGCCCGACGCCATCGTCGTGCCTGCCGACAGTGACTTCAAGACGCTGCAGGATCTGATCGACCATGCGAAGGAGAATCCGGGCAAGGTGGTATTCTCCGGCTCCGGCAAGGGCACGGCCAACCACATCGCGCAAATCCGCTTCGACAAGCTGGCGGGCGTGAAGACCACCTACGTTCCCTTCAAGGGTACCGGGGCGGCCGTCACGGCCCTGCTGGGCAAGCAGGTGACGGCGGAATGGGGCTACACCTCCGTCGGCGCCAAGCAAGGCGACCAGGTGCGGATGCTGGCGGTCGCGATGGATGCGCGGCATCCGATGTTCCCCGATGTGCCGACCTTTAAGGAACTGGGTTTCGATCTGGTGTCGGGCGCCTATCGTGGCATCGCCGTGCCGAAGTCCACGCCGGAAGAGCTGCGCAAACAGATCTCCGACATGATCGGCAAGATCAATGCCGACCCCGAGTTCCGTAAGCGCCTGGAGAATGACGGCATGGCGATGCTCGACGTGCCCTACGAGGACATGGACGCCTTCCTGAAGGAGATGACCGAGACCTACACCGCCGCGGCCAAGGAAGCGGGAGTGCTGAACTAGATCCGGCATCGGCACTCTTGATGAAGAGGTGAATTCATGCTTCCGGGCATCGATTACTTCACGGCGGCGCTGACGCCTCTCAACATCATGCTCGCCCTCGGTGGTGTCGTTGCCGGCACCATCGTGGGCTCCCTGCCGGGACTGACGGCGACCATGGCGGTCGCCGTCCTGGTCCCGCTGACCTTCGCCATGGAGCCGGCCTCGGCGCTGATCCTGATGGGCGCGATCTATACCGGGGCGATTTACGGCGGCGCCTATGCCGCGATCCTGCTCAACACTCCGGGCACGCCCTCGGCCATCGCCACCACCTTCGACGGCTATCCGATGGCCAAGCGGGGCGACGGCGACCTGGCCGTGACGCTGGCCTGCCTGGCCTCCGTGGTCGGCGGCCTGGTGGGGGCCCTGGCACTGCTGCTGCTGGCGCCGCCGCTGGCCGAGGTCGCGCTGGCCTTCGGACCCATGGAATATTTCTGGCTGGCGATCTTCGGGCTTTCCCTGATCGCCGCGCTTTCGGAGCAGAGCCTGCTGAAGGGGTTGATCGGCGGCTGCTTCGGCCTCTTGCTCTCGACGATCGGCGTCGCGGACATCTCGGCCGACGTGCGCTTTACCTTCGGCAGCAAGACCCTGTTGGGCGGCATCGAAGTGGTTTCCGCCCTGATCGGCCTTTACTGCGTGCCCGTGCTGATCGAACTGGTCGCTACCGCCGACCGTCACCTGAAGGTCGAGGCGTCCTCGCGGGGCTTCCGCTTGCGCGAGGGCTTCGCGATCTCCTGGCGCGGCAAGATAAACCTGATCCGGTCCTCGGTCATCGGTACCCTGGTCGGGATTCTGCCGGGCGCGGGCGGTTCCATTGCCGGGCTGGTGGCCTATTCCGAGGCACGGCGCGCCGCCAGGAACCCGCAAGATTTCGGCAAGGGCGAGCCGGCGGGCATCCAGGCAACGGAGTCCGCCAACAATGCGACCGTCGGCGGCGGCTTCATCCCGACCATGGTGCTGGGCATCCCCGGTACGCCGCCCGACGCGGTGATCCTCGGCGCCTTGATGGTGCAGGGGGTGCGTACCGGACCGAACCTCTTCGGCCAGGAAGGCTCCATCGTCTATACCTTCATCTATGGCCTGTTCCTGGCGACGCTGCTGATGCTGCCGGCGGGCCTGGTCATCGGCCGCTATGCCTACCGGTCCATCGTGACGGTGCCCAAGGCCCTGCTGGTGCCGACGGTCGCCTTTATGACGATCATCGGCGCCTATTCGATCCGCAACAATACCTCCGATGTGGTGGTCATGATCATGTTGGGCGTTATCGGCTGGGTCCTGGGGCGGATCGGCTTCGCCGTCTCCCCTATCGTGCTGGGACTGATTCTCGGCTCCATCGCCGAGCAGGGTTTCGTGCAGGCCTGGACCATCGGCTCGGCGACAGGCGATCTGGCGGGCATGTTCTTCGGGCGTCCGATCTCGCTCGGCATCGTCGCGTTGACGCTGCTGTCGTTGTTCTATCCGCTGATGCGGGAATTCTACGCGCGCCGACGGAAGGTGAAGGAGGAGAACAGCTATGGCGAATGAACCCGCCCGTCCGCGTGACGCCGCGGGCAGCCTCGCGGCGGCCGTTTTCATCCTGGCGGGAGCCGTGGCCTGGTGGGACACGACGCAGATGTCCGACCCGGACTCCTATGTCTTCCCGCGCACCGTCGTGGTGTTGATGGTGGCTTTCTCGCTGCTGCTGATCCTGCGTAATCTCCTGCGCGGCGCCGGACAGCGGCATTCGCCGGTCGAGGGTTCCCAGCCGCGCCGCCTGGGGCTGGTCGCGGTGATGTTAGGCGGCGCGCTGGCGATGCCGCTGATCGGCTTTCTGCCGACGGGGATGATCGTTTTCCTGGCGATCATGATGCTGGCCATGTACGACCCTTGGAAGGGTGCGCGGTGCGTCGTCTTTCCCGTCGTCGGCGTCGCCGTCGTGGTGGCTTTCTTCGTGCTGTTCGCCGAGGTGCTGCGCGTGCCTCTGCCGGTCGGCAGCCTCTTCGAGTAGGAGTCCTTCGTTGTCCGATATCGTAATTTCCGAGTTCATGGACGCCGACGCGGTCGAGGGGCTGAGCAAGGATTTCGACCTGCTGTACGATCCGGAACTGGTCGACCGGCCGGACGACTTGCGGGCGGCGGTCGCCGGGGCCCGCGCACTGATCGTGCGCAACCGCACGCGGGTCACCGGAGAGGTGTTGGCGGCGGCCCCCAATCTGGTTTGTGTCGGGCGCCTGGGCGTCGGGCTGGACAACATCGACCTGGAGGCCTGCACGTCGCGCGGCGTGGCGGTCTTGCCGGCGACCGGCGCCAACGACCAGGCGGTGGCGGAGTACGTCATTGCCGCGGCGCTGCTGTTGCTGCGCGGCGCTTATCACGCGGGCGCCGACATGCTGTCCGGGGCTTGGCCGCGGCAGGCCCTGATGGGGCGTGAAGTGGCGGGCAAGACCCTGGGCCTGGTCGGTTGCGGCGGTATCGCCCGCCAGGTCGCGGTCCGGGCGCGGGCCTTGGGCATGGCGGTTGCCGCCGTCGACCCCTTCGTGGCCGAGGCTGATCCGGCCTGGCAGGAGATTACCCGTCATGAGACCTTGGAGAGCCTGCTGCCGGCGGTCGATGTGCTGAGCCTGCACGTGCCCCTGACCGAGGATACGCGCGGACTCGTCGGCGCTGCGGCGCTGCGGCGGATGCGGCCGGGCGCGGTGGTCGTCAACACCTCGCGGGGCGGCGTCGTCGACGAGGCGGCATTGGCCGCGAGCCTGAAGTCCGGGCACCTGGGCGGCGCGGCGCTTGACGTTTTCGAAGAGGAACCGCTAGGCGCGGAGGCCGCGTCGGTCTTCGCCGGCCTGTCCAACCTGATCCTGACGCCGCACATCGCCGGCGTTACCGTTGAAGCCAATGTTCGCGTCAGCGCCTTGACCGCCCGGCAGGTGCGCGCGGCACTCGAGGAGACAGCATGACCGCCCGCAGTGACCGAAGCAGTATACTTCTGAGCCTCGCCGAG encodes the following:
- a CDS encoding UxaA family hydrolase, with amino-acid sequence MAAPDFIVHDAKDTVGVIVKEGIEAHSKLTGWVMEDDSKVEVECIDAIPLGHKIALGDIAEGDTILKYGHDIGKAVAKVSKGGHVHTQNVKTKRW
- a CDS encoding tripartite tricarboxylate transporter permease, with translation MLPGIDYFTAALTPLNIMLALGGVVAGTIVGSLPGLTATMAVAVLVPLTFAMEPASALILMGAIYTGAIYGGAYAAILLNTPGTPSAIATTFDGYPMAKRGDGDLAVTLACLASVVGGLVGALALLLLAPPLAEVALAFGPMEYFWLAIFGLSLIAALSEQSLLKGLIGGCFGLLLSTIGVADISADVRFTFGSKTLLGGIEVVSALIGLYCVPVLIELVATADRHLKVEASSRGFRLREGFAISWRGKINLIRSSVIGTLVGILPGAGGSIAGLVAYSEARRAARNPQDFGKGEPAGIQATESANNATVGGGFIPTMVLGIPGTPPDAVILGALMVQGVRTGPNLFGQEGSIVYTFIYGLFLATLLMLPAGLVIGRYAYRSIVTVPKALLVPTVAFMTIIGAYSIRNNTSDVVVMIMLGVIGWVLGRIGFAVSPIVLGLILGSIAEQGFVQAWTIGSATGDLAGMFFGRPISLGIVALTLLSLFYPLMREFYARRRKVKEENSYGE
- a CDS encoding tripartite tricarboxylate transporter TctB family protein, with protein sequence MANEPARPRDAAGSLAAAVFILAGAVAWWDTTQMSDPDSYVFPRTVVVLMVAFSLLLILRNLLRGAGQRHSPVEGSQPRRLGLVAVMLGGALAMPLIGFLPTGMIVFLAIMMLAMYDPWKGARCVVFPVVGVAVVVAFFVLFAEVLRVPLPVGSLFE
- a CDS encoding tripartite tricarboxylate transporter substrate binding protein produces the protein MKTFVSFAGTALAALSLTLTAPAVAQSYPDKPVNYIIPFGPGGESDITARHQQPFFQKKFTEELVVEYKPGGGGAVGWSQLNDYKGDGYTWMGVNLPHIIIKPLQKDVGFKTEDLTTVYMFHYTPDAIVVPADSDFKTLQDLIDHAKENPGKVVFSGSGKGTANHIAQIRFDKLAGVKTTYVPFKGTGAAVTALLGKQVTAEWGYTSVGAKQGDQVRMLAVAMDARHPMFPDVPTFKELGFDLVSGAYRGIAVPKSTPEELRKQISDMIGKINADPEFRKRLENDGMAMLDVPYEDMDAFLKEMTETYTAAAKEAGVLN
- a CDS encoding UxaA family hydrolase; translated protein: MSAKKFLGYRRENGRVGIRNHVVILPLDDLSNAACEKVANNIEGCLALPHHYGRLQFGEDLELHFRTLIGTGCNPNVAAVIVIGIEPQWTGRVVDGIRKTGKPVEGFAIEGHGEIKIVADASRKAKEMVQWATEQQREPCEINELWVSTKCGESDTTSGLASNPTVGNFIDKFDELGATTCFGETSELTGAEQVCATRASTPEVAKKFLDTWQAYMDEVIEPHKTSDLSDSQPTKGNIAGGLTTIEEKAFGNLQKIGKKAKFIDVLKPAEEPAKGAGLYFMDTSSAAAECVTLQAAAGFVVHLFPTGQGNIIGNPIEPVIKLTANPKTAREMAEHVDLDCSGILRGEMNLDQAGDALIDITLRTCNGRLTAAETLKHREYVMTKLYRSA
- a CDS encoding hydroxyacid dehydrogenase, yielding MSDIVISEFMDADAVEGLSKDFDLLYDPELVDRPDDLRAAVAGARALIVRNRTRVTGEVLAAAPNLVCVGRLGVGLDNIDLEACTSRGVAVLPATGANDQAVAEYVIAAALLLLRGAYHAGADMLSGAWPRQALMGREVAGKTLGLVGCGGIARQVAVRARALGMAVAAVDPFVAEADPAWQEITRHETLESLLPAVDVLSLHVPLTEDTRGLVGAAALRRMRPGAVVVNTSRGGVVDEAALAASLKSGHLGGAALDVFEEEPLGAEAASVFAGLSNLILTPHIAGVTVEANVRVSALTARQVRAALEETA